The Pantoea phytobeneficialis genome has a segment encoding these proteins:
- the sufC gene encoding Fe-S cluster assembly ATPase SufC produces the protein MLSIKDLQVSVEDKEILRGLNLEVKPGEVHAIMGPNGSGKSTLSATLAGREDYEITGGSVTFKGKDLLELEPEERAGEGIFMAFQYPVEIPGVSNQFFLQTSVNAVRKYREQEELDRFDFQDFIEDKIHLLKMPEDLLTRSVNVGFSGGEKKRNDILQMAALEPDLCILDETDSGLDIDALKIVANGVNSLRDGKRSFIIVTHYQRILDYIKPDHVHVLYQGKIVKSGDFTLVKQLEEQGYGWLTDEE, from the coding sequence ATGTTAAGCATCAAAGATTTACAGGTTAGTGTTGAAGACAAAGAAATTTTGCGCGGCCTGAACCTCGAAGTGAAGCCGGGTGAAGTGCACGCCATTATGGGACCGAACGGTTCCGGTAAAAGTACCCTGTCTGCAACCCTGGCTGGCCGTGAAGATTATGAAATCACCGGCGGTTCCGTAACTTTCAAAGGCAAAGATCTGCTGGAGCTGGAGCCGGAAGAGCGTGCGGGCGAAGGCATCTTTATGGCGTTCCAGTATCCGGTTGAAATTCCGGGCGTCAGCAACCAATTTTTCCTCCAGACCTCTGTGAACGCGGTGCGTAAATACCGTGAGCAGGAAGAACTGGATCGTTTCGATTTCCAGGACTTTATCGAAGATAAAATCCATCTGCTGAAGATGCCGGAAGATTTGCTGACCCGTTCAGTTAACGTGGGCTTCTCCGGTGGTGAGAAAAAGCGTAACGATATTCTGCAAATGGCGGCACTGGAGCCGGATCTGTGCATTCTCGATGAAACCGACTCCGGTCTGGATATCGATGCATTGAAAATTGTGGCAAACGGCGTCAACAGCCTGCGTGACGGCAAGCGTTCATTCATTATCGTCACCCACTACCAGCGCATCCTCGACTACATCAAGCCTGATCATGTGCACGTTCTGTATCAGGGCAAAATTGTGAAGTCTGGTGACTTTACGCTGGTGAAACAGCTGGAGGAGCAAGGCTATGGCTGGCTTACCGACGAAGAGTGA
- the ydiK gene encoding AI-2E family transporter YdiK encodes MKNLQGGLDLPQMLFSLMFILLMIIACLWVVQPFILGFAWASMVVIATWPLMIKLQHLLWGRRSLAVIAMTILLLLLFIIPIAVLVNSLIDNSAPVIAWATQGHMTVPQLDWLKEVPMVGDKLFVSYHKLVDGGGSAIMSKLQPYIGRTTGFFVAQAGHFGRFMLHLGLMLLFSVLLYWRGEQVGLGIRHFAYRMGGRRGDAAVLLAGQAIRAVALGVVVTALVQGVLGGIGLAISGIPYATLLTVVMILSCLVQLGPLIVLVPAIIWLYWSGDTTWGTVLLVWSCVVGTLDNVLRPMLIRMGADLPMILILSGVIGGLVAFGMIGLFIGPVVLAVSYRLVSVWMHEAPAPDDDPETVVEELTEHDDHTA; translated from the coding sequence ATGAAAAACCTGCAAGGCGGTTTGGACTTACCGCAAATGCTGTTCTCACTGATGTTCATCCTGCTGATGATCATCGCCTGCCTCTGGGTAGTTCAACCTTTTATTCTGGGTTTCGCCTGGGCCAGTATGGTGGTAATCGCCACCTGGCCGCTGATGATTAAGTTGCAGCACCTGTTATGGGGACGCCGCTCGCTGGCGGTAATCGCCATGACCATCCTGTTGCTGCTGCTGTTTATCATCCCCATCGCCGTGCTGGTAAATAGCCTGATCGACAATAGCGCGCCGGTTATTGCCTGGGCCACACAGGGCCATATGACGGTGCCACAGCTTGACTGGCTGAAAGAAGTGCCGATGGTCGGTGACAAACTGTTTGTCAGCTACCACAAGTTGGTTGATGGCGGTGGCTCAGCAATTATGAGCAAGTTGCAGCCCTATATTGGTCGCACCACCGGCTTCTTTGTCGCCCAGGCGGGTCATTTTGGCCGCTTTATGCTGCATCTGGGATTAATGCTGCTATTCAGCGTGCTGCTGTACTGGCGTGGTGAGCAGGTCGGGCTGGGTATTCGGCATTTTGCTTACCGTATGGGTGGACGCCGTGGCGATGCCGCGGTGTTACTGGCTGGTCAGGCCATCCGCGCCGTCGCGCTGGGGGTAGTGGTGACAGCGCTGGTGCAGGGCGTATTAGGCGGTATCGGTTTAGCCATCTCGGGTATCCCGTATGCCACCCTGCTTACCGTGGTAATGATTCTTTCCTGCCTGGTACAACTCGGCCCCTTGATTGTGTTGGTTCCGGCGATTATCTGGCTCTACTGGAGTGGTGATACTACCTGGGGCACCGTGCTGCTGGTGTGGAGTTGCGTGGTCGGGACACTCGACAACGTACTGCGCCCGATGCTGATCCGCATGGGTGCCGATTTGCCGATGATTTTGATCCTCTCCGGCGTGATCGGTGGTCTGGTGGCTTTTGGCATGATTGGCCTGTTTATCGGACCGGTGGTGTTGGCGGTATCCTATCGCCTGGTATCAGTATGGATGCATGAGGCTCCGGCACCGGATGACGATCCAGAAACCGTGGTAGAAGAACTCACCGAGCACGACGACCATACTGCCTGA
- the sufD gene encoding Fe-S cluster assembly protein SufD, with protein MAGLPTKSDNALQQWHHLFESRGDVRSLQAQQHWQQLMRLGLPTRKHENWKYTPLEGLLGQQFVLPQPQEVTAEQVEALALPIEAVRLVYVDGRFQASLSSRDTGLFEIQHSQAAERRPLPAPIQPEVFLHLTESLAEEATSIRLARGKAAALPLYLLHITSGQDAGMNTVHHRHHLQLEASAEAEVIEHYVTLNDVAHFTGARFTFDVAENAKLSHIKLSFESDKSYHFAHNDVVIGRDAQVSTTSFLLGAGLSRHNTSAQLNGENTNLAMNSLALPINQEVCDTRSYLEHNKGYCMSRQMHKTIVRDKGRAVFNGMIKVAQHALKTDGQMTNNNLLMGRLAEVDTKPQLEIYADDVKCSHGATVGRIDDEQMFYLRSRGIEESAAQRMIIHAFAAELTEKLENPVLRQAVLQRIAARIPGVES; from the coding sequence ATGGCTGGCTTACCGACGAAGAGTGATAACGCGCTGCAACAGTGGCATCACCTGTTTGAGTCGCGCGGTGACGTGCGTTCTTTGCAGGCACAGCAGCACTGGCAGCAACTGATGCGTCTCGGCTTGCCGACGCGCAAGCATGAAAACTGGAAATACACCCCGCTGGAAGGTCTGCTGGGGCAGCAGTTTGTGCTGCCGCAACCGCAGGAAGTGACGGCGGAGCAGGTGGAAGCCCTGGCGCTGCCGATCGAAGCGGTACGTCTGGTGTATGTGGATGGTCGTTTCCAGGCTTCGCTCAGCAGCCGTGACACTGGCCTGTTTGAGATCCAGCATTCGCAGGCCGCTGAACGTCGTCCGTTGCCGGCCCCGATTCAGCCGGAAGTGTTCCTGCACCTGACGGAAAGCCTGGCAGAAGAAGCGACCAGCATCCGTCTGGCGCGTGGTAAAGCGGCGGCATTGCCGTTGTATTTGCTGCACATTACCAGCGGCCAGGACGCGGGTATGAATACCGTACATCACCGCCACCATCTGCAACTGGAAGCCAGCGCAGAGGCGGAAGTGATTGAGCATTACGTCACCCTGAATGATGTCGCCCATTTCACTGGCGCACGTTTCACCTTTGACGTGGCTGAGAATGCCAAACTGTCGCATATCAAACTGTCGTTTGAGAGCGATAAGAGCTACCACTTCGCGCATAACGACGTGGTGATCGGCCGTGATGCGCAGGTCAGTACTACCAGCTTCCTGCTGGGTGCCGGGTTGTCACGTCACAACACCAGCGCACAGTTGAACGGTGAGAACACCAACCTTGCTATGAATAGCCTGGCGTTGCCGATTAACCAGGAAGTGTGCGATACGCGCAGCTACCTGGAACACAACAAAGGCTACTGCATGAGCCGTCAGATGCACAAAACCATCGTGCGTGACAAAGGCCGTGCGGTGTTCAACGGCATGATTAAAGTGGCTCAGCATGCGCTGAAAACTGACGGACAGATGACCAACAACAACCTGTTGATGGGGCGTCTGGCGGAAGTGGACACCAAGCCGCAACTGGAAATCTATGCTGATGACGTCAAGTGCAGCCACGGTGCTACCGTAGGCCGTATTGATGATGAGCAGATGTTCTACCTGCGTTCGCGTGGTATTGAAGAGTCTGCGGCTCAGCGTATGATTATCCATGCCTTTGCCGCTGAGTTGACTGAAAAGTTAGAGAATCCGGTTCTACGTCAGGCGGTGTTGCAGCGCATTGCTGCGCGCATCCCGGGAGTTGAGTCATGA
- the sufE gene encoding cysteine desulfuration protein SufE yields the protein MANLPDKERLVRNFNRCANWEEKYLYIIELGAKLPESSESLYQPENVISGCQSQVWITMTPQTDGTIAFEGDSDAAIVKGLIAVVFSLYQGLKAAEILDLDVRYWFEQLALTQHLTPSRSQGLEAMIRAIRHNAQTLS from the coding sequence ATGGCAAATTTGCCAGATAAAGAGAGACTGGTGCGCAACTTCAACCGTTGCGCTAACTGGGAAGAGAAGTACCTCTACATCATTGAACTCGGGGCAAAATTACCAGAATCGTCCGAAAGCTTATATCAGCCGGAAAACGTGATTTCCGGGTGTCAAAGCCAGGTGTGGATCACCATGACTCCACAAACGGATGGTACTATTGCTTTTGAGGGCGACAGCGATGCCGCCATTGTTAAGGGCTTGATCGCCGTGGTATTTAGCCTGTATCAGGGGCTGAAAGCGGCAGAAATCCTGGACCTTGATGTGCGCTACTGGTTTGAACAATTAGCACTCACCCAACACCTTACCCCCTCACGTTCGCAGGGGCTGGAAGCGATGATTCGCGCTATCCGTCATAACGCTCAGACCCTCAGCTAA
- the ydiJ gene encoding D-2-hydroxyglutarate dehydrogenase YdiJ — protein MIPQISQAPGLVQLVLTFLASLKEQGFTGDTATSYADRLSLSTDNSIYQLLPDAALFPRSTADVALIARLAGEERFASLVFTPRGGGTGTNGQSLNQGIVVDMSRYMNRILEINTEQRWVRVEAGVVKDQLNAWLKPYGFFFSPELSTSNRATLGGMINTDASGQGSLVYGKTSDHVLGLRAVLLGGDILDTRAMPTDLAEKLAQTPTKEGRIYQQVMTRCREQRALILEKFPKLNRFLTGYDLRHVFSDDLHTFDLTRLLCGAEGTLAFISEARLDITPIPKVRRLVNIKYDSFDSALRNAPFMVEAKALSVETVDSKVLNLAREDIVWHSVKELITDVPDKEMLGLNIVEFAGDDGELIEQQVSTLCARLDELMTQQQGGVIGYQLCNDLGGIERIYNMRKKAVGLLGNAKGRAKPIPFVEDTAVPPEHLADYIVDFRALLDSHGLSYGMFGHVDAGVLHVRPALDMCDPQQEMLMKQISDEVVALTARYGGLLWGEHGKGFRAQYSPAFFGETLFNELRRIKAAFDPDNRMNPGKICTPLGSNEPMMQVDAVKRGTYDRQIPLTVRNDWRGAMECNGNGLCFNFDTRSPMCPSMKITRNRIHSPKGRATLTREWLRLLSEQGVDPVLLEKSLPEQRASLRTLIQRTRNSWHAKQGEYDFSHEVKEAMAGCLACKACSTQCPIKIDVPNFRSRFLQLYHTRYLRPMSDHLVATVESYAPLMAKAPKVFNFFLKQPWMRELSKSHIGMVDLPLLSSPSLKQQLSGHPAMNLTLEQLEALESNARKDCVLVVQDPFTSYYEAQLVTDFVKLIEKLGYRPVLLPFSPNGKAQHVKGFLQRFARTAEKTADFLNRVAQLGMPMVGVDPATVLCYRDEYNQVLGEKRGDFNVLLVHEWLQTAVAERAVQNTGGEAWYLFAHCTEVTALPSTPNQWQDIFARFGAKLENINVGCCGMAGTYGHESKNLENSLGIYALSWHPQMQQLPRQRCLATGFSCRSQVKRAEGNGMRHPLQALLELL, from the coding sequence ATGATCCCACAGATTTCCCAGGCACCGGGCCTCGTTCAACTGGTGCTGACATTCCTGGCGTCCTTAAAAGAGCAAGGATTTACTGGCGATACCGCCACCAGTTACGCTGATCGTCTCTCACTTTCAACCGATAACAGCATTTATCAATTGCTGCCGGATGCGGCGCTCTTTCCCCGTTCCACCGCGGATGTCGCGCTGATTGCGCGTCTGGCAGGGGAAGAACGTTTTGCCAGCCTGGTGTTTACCCCACGCGGCGGCGGCACGGGCACCAACGGGCAGTCCCTGAATCAGGGGATTGTGGTTGATATGTCGCGCTACATGAACCGCATCCTCGAAATCAACACCGAGCAACGCTGGGTTCGCGTCGAAGCCGGGGTAGTGAAAGATCAGTTAAACGCCTGGCTGAAACCCTACGGTTTCTTTTTCTCCCCTGAGTTATCGACCAGTAACCGCGCCACCCTGGGCGGGATGATCAACACCGATGCTTCCGGGCAAGGGTCGCTGGTGTATGGCAAAACCTCCGACCATGTTCTGGGTCTGCGCGCGGTGCTGCTGGGCGGCGATATTCTTGATACCCGCGCGATGCCGACCGATTTAGCGGAGAAACTGGCGCAAACGCCAACCAAAGAAGGGCGCATTTATCAGCAGGTGATGACGCGTTGTCGTGAACAACGTGCGTTGATTCTGGAAAAATTCCCGAAACTGAACCGTTTTCTCACCGGTTATGATTTACGCCATGTGTTCAGTGACGATCTGCACACCTTTGATCTGACGCGCCTGCTGTGCGGTGCCGAGGGCACTCTGGCGTTTATCAGCGAAGCGCGACTCGATATCACGCCGATCCCGAAAGTGCGCCGGCTGGTAAATATCAAATATGACTCCTTCGACTCTGCACTGCGCAACGCCCCCTTTATGGTCGAAGCAAAAGCGTTATCGGTGGAAACCGTCGACTCAAAAGTATTGAATCTGGCGCGTGAAGATATCGTCTGGCATTCGGTTAAAGAGTTGATTACCGATGTGCCGGATAAAGAGATGCTGGGACTGAACATCGTCGAGTTCGCCGGAGATGACGGTGAACTGATTGAGCAGCAGGTATCGACCTTGTGCGCGCGTCTGGATGAACTGATGACGCAGCAGCAGGGTGGAGTGATCGGTTATCAGCTGTGTAACGACTTAGGCGGCATCGAGCGGATCTATAATATGCGCAAGAAAGCGGTAGGTCTGCTCGGAAATGCCAAAGGGCGCGCCAAGCCAATTCCGTTTGTTGAGGATACCGCTGTGCCGCCGGAGCATCTGGCGGATTATATCGTCGATTTCCGCGCTCTGCTTGATAGCCACGGCCTGAGCTATGGCATGTTTGGTCATGTCGACGCCGGTGTGCTGCACGTCCGTCCGGCGCTGGATATGTGCGATCCGCAGCAAGAGATGCTGATGAAACAGATCTCCGATGAAGTGGTGGCTTTGACCGCACGTTATGGCGGCCTGCTGTGGGGCGAGCATGGCAAAGGTTTCCGCGCGCAATACAGTCCGGCGTTTTTCGGTGAAACCCTGTTTAACGAATTGCGTCGCATCAAAGCGGCGTTTGACCCCGATAACCGCATGAACCCCGGCAAAATCTGTACGCCGCTGGGTAGCAACGAACCGATGATGCAGGTCGATGCGGTGAAGCGCGGTACATATGATCGCCAGATCCCGCTCACAGTGCGCAATGACTGGCGCGGCGCGATGGAGTGCAATGGTAACGGTCTGTGCTTTAACTTTGATACGCGCAGCCCGATGTGCCCGTCGATGAAAATCACCCGTAACCGCATCCACTCCCCCAAAGGCCGTGCCACGCTGACGCGTGAATGGTTGCGCCTGCTGTCCGAGCAGGGGGTGGATCCGGTGCTGCTGGAGAAATCCCTGCCAGAGCAACGCGCCAGCCTGCGTACCTTGATTCAGCGTACCCGTAACTCATGGCATGCGAAGCAAGGCGAGTATGATTTCTCTCATGAAGTAAAAGAAGCGATGGCGGGCTGCCTCGCCTGTAAAGCCTGTTCGACCCAGTGTCCGATTAAAATTGACGTACCGAACTTCCGCTCTCGCTTCCTACAACTGTATCACACGCGTTATCTGCGCCCGATGAGCGATCATCTGGTTGCCACGGTTGAAAGCTACGCGCCGCTGATGGCGAAAGCGCCAAAGGTATTTAACTTTTTCCTGAAACAGCCGTGGATGCGCGAGCTCAGCAAAAGCCATATCGGCATGGTCGATTTGCCGTTGCTCTCCTCACCGAGTCTGAAGCAGCAGCTGAGTGGCCATCCGGCGATGAACCTGACGCTGGAGCAACTGGAAGCGCTCGAGAGCAACGCGCGCAAGGATTGTGTGCTGGTAGTACAGGATCCGTTTACCAGCTATTACGAAGCCCAACTGGTGACTGACTTTGTCAAACTGATTGAGAAACTCGGTTACCGCCCGGTGCTGCTGCCATTTTCACCGAACGGCAAGGCGCAACATGTCAAAGGCTTCCTGCAACGTTTTGCCCGCACGGCGGAAAAAACCGCGGACTTCCTCAATCGTGTGGCGCAGTTAGGCATGCCGATGGTCGGTGTCGATCCGGCTACCGTGTTGTGCTACCGGGATGAGTACAACCAGGTACTGGGCGAGAAGCGCGGTGATTTTAATGTGTTGTTGGTCCATGAATGGTTGCAGACTGCGGTGGCGGAACGTGCCGTGCAAAACACCGGGGGCGAGGCCTGGTATCTGTTTGCCCATTGCACTGAAGTGACCGCGCTACCCTCAACACCCAACCAGTGGCAGGACATCTTTGCCCGCTTTGGTGCGAAGCTGGAAAACATTAATGTCGGCTGCTGTGGTATGGCGGGCACCTATGGACACGAAAGCAAAAATCTGGAGAACTCGCTGGGGATTTACGCGTTGTCCTGGCATCCGCAGATGCAACAACTGCCGCGTCAACGCTGTCTCGCCACCGGTTTCTCGTGCCGTAGTCAGGTGAAACGCGCGGAAGGCAATGGCATGCGTCACCCGCTTCAGGCATTGCTGGAACTATTGTAA
- the sufB gene encoding Fe-S cluster assembly protein SufB, with the protein MSRHSETSDDVQMWEGKLNYKEGFFTQLQTEEFAHGLNEDVVRAISAKRNEPEWMLEFRLKAFRAWLEMEEPHWLKAHYEKLDYQDYSYYSAPSCGNCDDTCASEPGATQASGSAPASEYLTQEVENAFNQLGVPVREGKEVAVDAIFDSVSVATTYRGKLAEQGIIFCSFGEAIQEHPELVKKYLGTVVPANDNFFAALNSAVASDGTFVYIPKGVRCPMELSTYFRINAAKTGQFERTILVADEDSYVSYIEGCSAPVRDTYQLHAAVVEVIIHKNAEVKYSTVQNWFPGGEGEGGILNFVTKRALCEGDHSKMSWTQSETGSAITWKYPSCILRGDYSIGEFYSVALTSGHQQADTGTKMIHIGKNTKSTIISKGISAGKSQNTYRGLVKIMPTATNARNFTQCDSMLIGPDCGAHTFPYVEARNNTAQLEHEATTSRIGEDQMFYCLQRGISEEDAISMIVNGFCKDVFSELPLEFAVEAQKLLAISLEHSVG; encoded by the coding sequence ATGTCACGACACAGCGAAACATCTGACGATGTACAAATGTGGGAAGGCAAGCTCAACTACAAAGAGGGCTTCTTTACCCAACTGCAAACCGAAGAATTTGCTCATGGCCTCAATGAGGACGTGGTACGGGCAATTTCGGCTAAGCGTAACGAGCCAGAGTGGATGCTGGAGTTTCGTCTAAAAGCCTTTCGTGCCTGGCTGGAAATGGAAGAGCCGCACTGGTTGAAAGCGCATTATGAGAAACTCGACTACCAGGATTACAGCTATTACTCCGCGCCCTCCTGTGGCAACTGCGATGACACCTGTGCTTCTGAGCCAGGTGCGACTCAGGCTTCCGGCAGCGCCCCTGCCAGTGAGTATCTGACGCAGGAAGTGGAAAATGCCTTTAACCAGTTGGGTGTACCGGTACGTGAAGGTAAAGAAGTGGCGGTTGATGCGATTTTCGACTCCGTTTCGGTTGCTACCACCTATCGTGGCAAACTGGCGGAACAGGGCATCATTTTCTGCTCCTTCGGTGAAGCGATTCAGGAACACCCTGAGCTGGTGAAAAAGTATCTTGGTACCGTGGTTCCGGCCAACGATAACTTCTTTGCAGCGCTGAACTCTGCGGTAGCGTCGGACGGCACTTTCGTCTACATCCCTAAAGGCGTGCGCTGTCCGATGGAGCTGTCGACCTATTTCCGCATCAACGCGGCAAAAACCGGGCAGTTTGAACGTACCATTCTGGTGGCGGATGAAGACAGCTACGTGAGCTACATCGAAGGCTGTTCTGCACCCGTGCGTGATACCTATCAGCTGCATGCGGCGGTGGTGGAAGTGATTATCCACAAGAACGCCGAAGTAAAATATTCCACAGTGCAGAACTGGTTCCCGGGCGGAGAAGGTGAGGGCGGTATCCTCAACTTCGTCACCAAACGCGCCCTGTGTGAAGGCGACCACAGCAAAATGTCGTGGACGCAGTCAGAAACCGGTTCAGCCATCACCTGGAAATACCCGAGCTGCATTCTGCGCGGTGATTACTCCATCGGTGAGTTTTACTCCGTGGCGCTGACCAGTGGTCATCAGCAGGCCGATACCGGCACCAAGATGATCCACATCGGTAAGAACACCAAATCGACCATTATTTCGAAAGGCATCTCGGCCGGTAAGAGCCAGAATACCTATCGCGGTCTGGTGAAAATCATGCCGACCGCCACTAACGCGCGTAACTTTACCCAGTGTGATTCGATGCTGATTGGCCCGGATTGCGGTGCGCATACCTTCCCGTATGTGGAAGCGCGTAACAATACCGCGCAGCTGGAGCATGAAGCCACGACATCGCGTATCGGTGAAGATCAGATGTTCTACTGTCTGCAACGTGGCATCAGTGAAGAAGATGCGATCTCGATGATCGTTAACGGCTTCTGTAAAGATGTTTTCTCCGAGCTGCCACTGGAATTCGCCGTGGAAGCGCAAAAATTGTTAGCAATCAGCCTTGAGCACAGCGTGGGCTGA
- the sufS gene encoding cysteine desulfurase SufS translates to MSFDLERIRAEFPILKREVNGHPLAYLDSAASAQRPLAVINAESHFYQHGYAAVHRGIHSLSAQATTDMENVRTQAARFLNASSPEEIVFVKGTTEGINLVANSWGGSQLQPGDNIIITEMEHHANIVPWQMVAARTGAEIRVLPLNEQGELALEQLAGLIDSRTRLLAVTHVSNVLGTVNPVKAIVAQAKAAGVVTLVDGAQAVMHHAVDVQDIGCDFYVFSGHKIYGPTGIGVLYGRKALLDIMPPWEGGGSMIDQVLLPTGTTWNTAPWRFEAGTPNTGGIIGLGAALKWITDLGLDTIQQRESMLMRYALDKLASVPDLTIYGPVERSGVVAFNLGKHHAFDVGSFLDQYGIAIRTGHHCAMPLMRHYAVPAMCRASFALYNSEEEADRLAAGLTRIHRLLGG, encoded by the coding sequence ATGAGTTTCGATCTCGAACGAATCAGAGCGGAATTTCCGATTCTGAAACGCGAGGTCAACGGTCATCCGCTGGCTTATCTGGATAGTGCGGCCAGCGCACAGCGTCCGCTGGCCGTCATTAATGCGGAAAGTCATTTCTACCAGCACGGCTATGCGGCCGTGCACCGCGGCATTCACTCGCTGAGTGCCCAGGCCACTACCGATATGGAAAACGTGCGCACTCAGGCCGCGCGTTTTCTTAATGCCTCCTCCCCGGAAGAGATTGTTTTCGTCAAAGGCACCACTGAGGGGATCAACCTGGTGGCTAACAGCTGGGGTGGCAGTCAGCTGCAACCGGGCGACAACATCATCATTACCGAGATGGAGCATCACGCCAACATCGTGCCCTGGCAGATGGTTGCTGCGCGTACCGGTGCGGAAATCCGTGTGCTGCCCCTCAATGAGCAAGGTGAGCTGGCGCTGGAACAACTGGCAGGGCTGATCGACAGCCGTACCCGTTTGCTGGCGGTGACCCACGTTTCTAACGTATTGGGCACGGTCAACCCGGTGAAAGCCATTGTTGCCCAGGCGAAAGCGGCGGGTGTGGTGACGTTGGTGGATGGTGCCCAGGCGGTGATGCATCATGCGGTTGACGTGCAGGATATCGGTTGCGATTTCTACGTCTTCTCAGGGCATAAGATCTACGGTCCGACCGGGATTGGCGTGCTGTATGGCCGCAAAGCGCTGCTCGATATCATGCCTCCGTGGGAAGGTGGCGGTTCAATGATCGATCAGGTGCTGTTGCCCACCGGCACCACCTGGAATACCGCGCCCTGGCGTTTTGAGGCGGGGACTCCCAATACGGGTGGGATCATTGGTCTGGGTGCAGCCCTGAAATGGATCACCGATCTCGGGCTGGACACCATTCAGCAGCGTGAGTCGATGCTGATGCGTTATGCGCTGGATAAGCTGGCCTCGGTGCCGGATCTGACCATTTATGGTCCGGTCGAACGCAGCGGCGTGGTGGCGTTTAATCTTGGTAAGCACCATGCATTTGATGTGGGAAGCTTCCTTGACCAGTACGGCATCGCCATCCGCACTGGCCACCATTGCGCAATGCCGCTGATGCGTCATTATGCGGTACCCGCCATGTGCCGTGCCTCTTTTGCGCTGTATAACAGCGAAGAAGAAGCCGACCGTCTGGCGGCAGGTCTGACGCGAATTCATCGTCTGCTGGGCGGTTGA
- a CDS encoding L,D-transpeptidase family protein, with the protein MRPALRLAGALLLSCWGLSAPALATEYPLPEAGSRLIGENTLTVVPDDKRPLESIASHYKIGLLGMLEANPGVDPWLPKAGTQLTVPLQMLLPDTPHEGIVINLAELRLYYYPKGEDRVIVYPIGIGQLGAATPVMVTSISQKIPNPTWTPTPNIRKRYAKEGITLPGVVPAGPDNPMGLFAMRLARGTGQYLIHGTNADFGIGMRVSSGCIRLRPEDIEALFASVPKGTRVQVINQPVKYAIEPDGKRYIEVHQPLSRTDKDDPQTMPIALTAPMKTFMNSPQSDTALIKAALERRSGMPVLVSSGEPVTQDTAMPQVVQSQQGNEAGRATISEASGTTVTKP; encoded by the coding sequence ATGAGACCAGCTTTACGTTTGGCCGGTGCATTGCTGTTGTCCTGCTGGGGACTCTCTGCACCTGCGCTTGCCACGGAATACCCTCTGCCCGAGGCGGGCAGCCGCTTAATTGGTGAAAATACCCTGACTGTGGTGCCGGATGATAAGCGGCCACTGGAAAGCATTGCCAGCCACTACAAGATTGGTTTGCTGGGGATGCTGGAAGCAAACCCTGGCGTTGATCCCTGGTTGCCGAAAGCCGGGACTCAGCTCACCGTCCCTTTGCAGATGCTGTTGCCAGACACGCCGCATGAAGGGATTGTGATAAACCTTGCTGAGTTACGTCTTTATTACTATCCCAAAGGGGAAGACCGGGTCATTGTCTATCCGATTGGCATTGGTCAGCTCGGCGCAGCGACGCCGGTAATGGTAACCAGCATCAGCCAAAAGATCCCCAATCCGACCTGGACACCCACACCCAATATCCGCAAACGCTACGCCAAAGAAGGCATCACCTTGCCGGGCGTGGTCCCTGCCGGCCCTGATAACCCTATGGGGCTGTTTGCCATGCGTCTGGCACGCGGTACCGGGCAATATCTGATTCACGGTACCAATGCGGATTTCGGTATTGGTATGCGCGTTAGCTCCGGCTGTATCCGCTTACGTCCGGAAGATATTGAAGCGTTGTTCGCCAGCGTGCCGAAGGGGACGCGTGTGCAGGTGATCAATCAGCCGGTGAAATATGCCATCGAACCGGATGGTAAGCGCTATATCGAAGTGCATCAGCCGCTCTCTCGCACCGATAAAGACGATCCGCAGACTATGCCGATTGCCTTAACTGCGCCGATGAAGACCTTCATGAATAGCCCGCAAAGCGATACTGCGTTGATTAAGGCTGCGCTGGAACGACGTTCAGGGATGCCGGTGCTGGTAAGCAGTGGTGAACCGGTGACGCAGGATACGGCGATGCCGCAGGTGGTGCAGTCTCAGCAGGGGAATGAAGCGGGGCGTGCGACTATCAGTGAGGCCAGCGGAACGACAGTGACCAAACCCTGA
- the sufA gene encoding Fe-S cluster assembly scaffold SufA, with translation MSSVNAASFSPDDFVWKGLTLTESAAKQILNLVAQDPEVKGLRVGVKQSGCAGFGYVMDLVKEPAADDLQFPYFGATLYVPLQAMPFVDGTEVDYVREGLNQIFKFNNPKAQHACGCGESFGVE, from the coding sequence ATGTCATCAGTAAATGCAGCTTCTTTTTCACCCGATGATTTCGTCTGGAAGGGGCTGACGCTGACCGAATCGGCAGCAAAACAGATTCTTAACCTGGTCGCACAGGATCCTGAAGTCAAGGGTCTGCGGGTAGGAGTGAAACAGTCCGGCTGTGCCGGTTTTGGTTATGTCATGGACCTGGTGAAAGAACCTGCCGCTGACGACCTGCAGTTCCCATACTTCGGCGCAACCCTGTATGTGCCGCTACAGGCCATGCCGTTTGTCGATGGCACCGAAGTCGACTACGTCCGTGAAGGCCTGAACCAGATCTTTAAATTTAACAACCCTAAAGCTCAGCACGCCTGCGGGTGCGGTGAAAGCTTTGGCGTCGAGTAA